A part of Perognathus longimembris pacificus isolate PPM17 chromosome 16, ASM2315922v1, whole genome shotgun sequence genomic DNA contains:
- the Tmem165 gene encoding transmembrane protein 165 — protein sequence MAAAARGSGRATVPQLLLLLLLPLLWAPIGVRAGPDEDLSHRNKEPPAPAQQLQPQPVAGQGPDPARAEKGFTPAAPVHTNKEDPSAQTNLGFIHAFVAAISVIIVSELGDKTFFIAAIMAMRYNRLTVMAGAMLALALMTCLSVLFGYATTVIPRVYTYYVSTALFAIFGIRMLREGLKMSPDEGQEELEEVQAELKKKDEEFQRTKLLNGPGDVETGTSTTIPQKKWLHFISPIFVQALTLTFLAEWGDRSQLTTIVLAAREDPYGVAVGGTVGHCLCTGLAVIGGRMIAQKISVRTVTIIGGIVFLAFAFSALFISPDAGF from the exons ATGGCGGCCGCGGCCCGGGGGAGCGGCCGAGCCACGGTGCCTCAGCTgcttctgctcctgctgcttccgCTGCTATGGGCCCCGATCGGGGTCCGGGCGGGCCCGGATGAAGACCTCAGCCACCGGAACAAGGAGCCCCCGGCGCCCGCCCAGCAGCTGCAGCCCCAGCCCGTGGCCGGGCAGGGCCCGGATCCCGCCCGAGCTGAG aaaggATTTACACCAGCAGCTCCAGTTCATACAAATAAAGAAGATCCATCTGCCCAAACGAACCTGGGCTTTATCCACGCATTTGTCGCTGCCATATCAGTCATCATTGTGTCTGAGCTGGGTGACAAGACATTCTTCATCGCTGCCATCATGGCTATGCGCTATAACCGCCTGACTGTTATGGCTGGAGCCATGCTCGCCTTGGCCCTGATGACCTGCCTTTCGG ttttgtttggCTATGCTACCACAGTCATCCCCCGGGTGTATACATACTATGTTTCAACTGCGTTATTTGCCATTTTTGGCATTCGAATGCTACGGGAAGGCTTAAAAATGAGTCCAGATGAGGGTCAAGAGGAACTGGAAGAAGTTCAAGCAGAgttaaagaagaaagatgaagaa tttCAACGAACTAAACTTTTGAATGGACCAGGAGATGTTGAAACGGGTACAAGCACAACGATACCTCAGAAAAAGTGGTTACATTTCATTTCACCCATTTTTGTTCAAGCTCTTACATTAACGTTTCTAGCAGAATGGGGAGATCGCTCTCAACTCACTACAATTGTTTTGGCAGCTAGAGAG GACCCCTATGGTGTAGCAGTTGGGGGAACAGTAGGACACTGCTTGTGCACAGGATTGGCAGTCATTGGAGGAAGAATGATAGCACAAAAAATCTCTGTCCGAACTG tgACAATCATAGGAGGCATCGTGTTTTTGGCATTTGCATTTTCTGCACTATTTATAAGTCCTGATGCTGGTTTTTAA